A single genomic interval of Pyrus communis chromosome 7, drPyrComm1.1, whole genome shotgun sequence harbors:
- the LOC137740294 gene encoding uncharacterized protein, translating into MQRLRSSGSLLSCSQAIAQLRKKAFRSWGAVQDTYFSTKDIFENHKVVFTVGTSIASVATAWFGYTLRHLHESRVDQRLESIEEVMKNNHNPEQSEIRNIMDSGTIGLPSCVATAGTTLVIGYALGWRGGRWYANRKFRREQMKLLGQIKPKRWPLLRRIEPKAWQFQFLRRPLTRPRTQDNPVKTLEKIKDTRTSHNLEDPINLVSKQAPW; encoded by the exons ATGCAGCGCCTTAGAAGCTCGGGGTCCTTACTTTCGTGCTCTCAGGCCATAGCCCAGTTGAGGAAGAAAGCTTTCAGATCATGGGGTGCCGTTCAGGACACTTATTTTTCGACAAAG GATATATTTGAAAATCATAAGGTTGTATTTACAGTTGGAACTTCTATTGCATCAGTCGCCACAGCATGGTTTG GATATACTTTACGTCACCTACATGAATCAAGAGTTGATCAAAGGCTCGAATCAATTGAAGAAGTG ATGAAAAACAATCATAATCCAGAACAGTCGGAAATCAGAAACATTATGGATTCTGGAACTATTGGTCTTCCTTCATGCGTAGCCACTGCAGGAACCACTTTAGTTATCGG CTACGCTTTGGGTTGGCGAGGTGGAAGGTGGTATGCAAATAGGAAGTTCAGAAGGGAGCAGATGAAATTGCTAGGGCAAATTAAACCGAAAAGGTGGCCACTGCTTAGGCGGATAGAACCTAAAGCGTGGCAATTCCAATTTCTCAGAAGACCGCTAACCAGACCGAGAACACAAGATAATCCTGTCAAAACATTGGAAAAGATAAAGGACACTCGTACCTCACATAATTTGGAGGATCCTATCAATCTTGTTAGCAAGCAAGCACCATGGTAG
- the LOC137740295 gene encoding triacylglycerol lipase 2-like — protein MPGTSKGDLYQETIIKHMKMLANKILTFIIVVILFCESAVGTRTKLFLANNVQDAASAFAPSPGDDGICATMVATQGYACEEHTVTTQDGYILSMQRIPAGKSGGLSGKRVPVLLQHGLLMDGITWVLLRPGQSLAFLLADNGYEVWIGNTRGTKYSLGHTSLSPDDPAYWEWSWDELVAYDLPATFQYVRDQTRQKIHYIGHSLGTLVALAAISKDLQLKNLRSAVLLSPIAYADQMSSPLARAVAENFIAEALYNADLRQFNLKRKAAVKVLKAVCRKPGVDCTHWLTAFTGKNCCLNSSIVDVLLDHEPQSTSTKNLVHMSQMIRDGTVAMFNYKDENMQHYGQPNPPVYSMTSIPDELPLFLSYGGADALSDIKDVKLLLKSLKNHDGDKLVLQYLDDYAHLDFVMGETAKQDVYDPLMAFLRLQ, from the exons ATGCCGGGAACCTCAAAAGGTGATTTGTACCAGGAAACAATTATTAAACATATGAAGATGTTGGCTAATAAGATTTTAACCTTTATCATTGTAGTTATTCTCTTCTGTGAGTCAGCAGTTGGAACCAGAACAAAGTTGTTCTTGGCTAATAATGTGCAGGATGCTGCTTCTGCATTCGCTCCGTCTCCCGGTGATGACGGAATCTGTGCAACAATGGTGGCAACACAAGGCTATGCTTGCGAAGAGCACACG GTGACAACACAAGATGGATATATTCTCAGCATGCAGAGAATTCCAGCGGGGAAGTCAGGGGGGCTGTCGGGGAAGAGGGTACCGGTACTTCTGCAACACGGTCTTCTGATG GATGGGATAACATGGGTGCTGCTACGTCCAGGCCAATCTTTGGCTTTCCTCTTAGCTGACAACGGGTATGAGGTGTGGATTGGAAACACCCGCGGAACCAAATACAGCCTCGGTCACACATCACTCAGTCCTGATGATCCG GCTTATTGGGAATGGTCATGGGATGAACTTGTCGCTTATGATCTCCCGGCTACTTTCCAGTATGTGCGAGATCAAACCAGACAGAAAATTCATTATATTGGACATTCGCTG GGAACATTGGTTGCTCTCGCTGCAATTTCCAAAGACCTGCAACTGAAGAACCTGAGATCAGCCGTCTTACTTAGTCCGATTGCTTATGCTGACCAAATGTCCTCACCCCTAGCAAGAGCTGTTGCTGAAAACTTTATTGCCGAG GCATTATACAATGCAGATTTAAGACAATTTAATCTGAAACG GAAGGCGGCAGTCAAAGTTCTGAAGGCTGTCTGCCGGAAACCAGGCGTTGATTGCACCCATTGGTTGACTGCATTCACCG GGAAGAATTGCTGCTTAAATTCTTCCATAGTAGATGTTCTTCTAGACCATGAGCCTCAGTCAACTTCAACCAAAAACTTGGTACATATGTCCCAGA TGATAAGGGACGGAACAGTTGCAATGTTTAACTACAAGGACGAGAACATGCAGCACTACGGGCAGCCCAATCCTCCCGTGTACAGCATGACAAGCATTCCAGATGAGCTTCCTCTCTTCCTCAGTTACGGTGGGGCAGATGCCCTCTCCGACATCAAAGATGTGAAGCTGCTGCTGAAGAGCCTCAAAAACCATGATGGAGATAAGCTTGTGCTTCAGTATCTAGACGATTACGCTCATTTAGATTTTGTGATGGGTGAAACTGCTAAGCAAGATGTGTATGATCCTCTCATGGCTTTCCTTAGACTTCAATGA
- the LOC137738842 gene encoding triacylglycerol lipase 2-like, with protein sequence MANSFSILLLVALLCVSAARTKPQSIGNVDGGICKSLVETQGYPCQEHKVTTEDGYILGLQRIPAGKSAGNETATKLPVLLHHGILMDASAWLLNSPDKALAFILADNGFDVWLANSRGTVSSRGHKTLTPLYPAYWDWSWDQLAAYDLPALFAYVNNQTGQKLHYVGHSLGTLTPLAAFSQGKLVNMLRSAALLAPIAYLGQMRSPFARTAVDAFLAQVTQFNGSHRNPNRQVQQILQYICARPGSGCSNYLTATTGPNCCLGSSSINLFLQHTPQSTSTKNAMHLFQMVTKGNIAMYDYVFPAINIQHYNQTTPPVYNMENIPKDVPLFLSYGGRDPLSNVLDVKYLLDNLRDHDKDKLVAQYTAEYAHMDFLMAESANQVVYAPLLDFFKLH encoded by the exons ATGGCCAACTCTTTCAGCATTCTGCTTCTTGTAGCTCTACTTTGTGTTTCAGCTGCAAGAACTAAGCCGCAATCAATCGGCAATGTCGACGGTGGCATTTGCAAATCGCTGGTGGAGACACAAGGCTACCCTTGCCAAGAACATAAA GTAACAACAGAAGATGGTTACATCCTTGGTTTGCAAAGGATTCCAGCTGGGAAGTCTGCTGGTAATGAGACAGCAACTAAGCTGCCTGTTTTGTTACACCACGGGATCCTTATG GATGCTTCAGCATGGCTACTCAATTCGCCGGACAAAGCTTTGGCGTTTATCTTGGCAGACAATGGTTTCGATGTATGGCTTGCCAACAGTCGCGGCACAGTCTCCAGCCGTGGACACAAAACACTTACTCCGCTTTATCCG GCTTACTGGGACTGGTCATGGGATCAATTGGCTGCTTATGATCTTCCTGCATTGTTTGCGTATGTAAACAATCAAACAGGACAGAAATTACACTATGTTGGGCATTCCTTG GGAACTTTAACTCCCCTAGCAGCCTTCTCCCAAGGAAAACTGGTAAACATGCTAAGATCAGCTGCATTGCTTGCCCCAATTGCTTATCTTGGTCAGATGCGCTCACCCTTTGCACGAACTGCTGTCGATGCGTTCTTAGCTCAAGTAACAcaattcaatg GATCTCATCGAAATCCCAATAGGCAGGTGCAGCAAATTCTGCAGTATATCTGCGCAAGACCGGGCAGTGGCTGCTCCAACTACCTCACAGCTACCACAG GGCCAAATTGCTGCCTCGGTTCTTCAAGCATAAATCTTTTTCTTCAACATACGCCCCAGTCCACTTCGACAAAGAATGCTATGCATCTGTTTCAGA TGGTCACAAAGGGAAACATAGCAATGTACGATTATGTTTTTCCAGCAATAAACATTCAGCACTACAATCAGACTACTCCTCCTGTGTACAACATGGAAAACATCCCAAAAGACGTTCCTCTATTCCTAAGCTATGGAGGGAGAGACCCGCTTTCGAACGTGCTTGATGTGAAGTATTTGCTGGACAACCTCAGAGATCATGACAAGGACAAGCTGGTGGCACAATATACAGCAGAGTACGCTCATATGGATTTTCTTATGGCTGAGAGTGCCAACCAAGTTGTCTATGCTCCCCTACTGGATTTCTTCAAGCTCCATTGA
- the LOC137741010 gene encoding triacylglycerol lipase 2-like yields the protein MENPSTIILVVALLWVSVVAATRTKLQSIENVDGSICKSMLETQGYTCQEHKVTTEDGYILGLQRIPKGRSGDETPNKKPVLLQHGLLADASAWLFNPPDQALAFILADNGFDVWLANTRGTDSSRGHTSLTPNDPAYWDWSWDELAAYDLPALFKYVNNQTGQNLHYVGHSLGTLTALAAFSQEKLLNLLRSAALLSPIAYLGQMSSLFIRIFVDLFLAEKQKLLGLHEVPNSETKELVDFICNTPGVECTDLFETITGPNCCLSSASKAALFKNFPRSTANKNIIHLSQMVRMGTLEMYDYGNEDTNMEHYKQPTPPVYNMANIPKDVPLFLSYGGRDALSDVNDVELLLDNLKDHDKDKLVVEYREDYAHLDFIMSVNANQLVYDPLLAFFKLH from the exons ATGGAAAATCCTTCGACCATTATACTTGTTGTGGCTCTACTTTGGGTTTCGGTAGTTGCAGCAACAAGAACTAAGCTACAATCCATCGAAAACGTCGATGGCAGCATTTGCAAATCAATGTTGGAGACACAGGGCTATACTTGCCAAGAACATAAA GTAACAACTGAAGACGGTTACATCCTCGGCTTGCAGAGAATTCCAAAGGGACGGTCTGGTGACGAAACACCAAACAAGAAGCCTGTCCTGTTGCAACATGGGCTCTTAGCG GATGCTTCAGCATGGCTATTCAATCCGCCGGATCAAGCTTTGGCATTTATCTTGGCAGACAATGGTTTTGATGTATGGCTTGCTAACACTCGCGGGACGGATTCTAGTCGCGGACATACATCACTTACTCCTAATGATCCG GCTTACTGGGACTGGTCATGGGATGAATTAGCTGCTTATGATCTTCCGGCTTTATTCAAGTATGTGAACAATCAAACAGGACAAAATTTACACTATGTTGGGCACTCCTTG GGAACTCTGACTGCCCTCGCTGCCTTCTCCCAAGAAAAACTGTTGAACTTGCTAAGATCGGCTGCTTTGCTTAGCCCAATCGCTTACCTGGGTCAGATGTCCTCGCTGTTTATAAGGATTTTTGTGGACTTATTTTTAGCAGAA AAACAGAAATTGTTGGGTTTGCATGAAGTTCCGAACAG TGAGACAAAAGAACTTGTGGACTTTATCTGCAATACACCAGGCGTAGAATGCACCGACTTATTTGAAACTATAACAG GCCCAAATTGTTGCCTCAGTTCTGCAAGCAAGGCTGCTTTATTTAAGAACTTCCCCCGGTCTACGGCGAATAAGAACATAATACATCTGTCTCAGA TGGTCAGGATGGGAACCCTAGAAATGTACGATTATGGTAACGAAGACACGAACATGGAACACTACAAGCAGCCTACTCCTCCTGTGTACAACATGGCAAACATTCCGAAAGACGTTCCTCTTTTCCTCAGCTACGGGGGGAGAGATGCGCTTTCTGACGTTAATGACGTGGAGCTTCTGCTTGACAACCTCAAAGATCATGACAAGGACAAGCTTGTGGTAGAGTACAGAGAGGATTATGCTCATTTGGATTTTATTATGAGTGTGAATGCCAATCAACTTGTGTATGATCCTCTACTGGCCTTCTTCAAGCTCCATTAA